One Psychrosphaera aestuarii DNA window includes the following coding sequences:
- the recA gene encoding recombinase RecA, which yields MDANKEKALGAALQQIERQFGKGSIMKLGDSKALDIESVSTGSLGLDIALGIGGLPCGRIIEIYGPESSGKTTLTLQVIAQAQKQGKTCAFVDAEHALDPIYAAALGVNVDELLVSQPDTGEQALEITDMLVRSGAVDVLIVDSVAALTPKAEIEGDMGDSHMGLQARLMSQALRKLTGNIKRSNTLCIFINQIRMKIGVMFGNPETTTGGNALKFYASVRLDIRRIGSVKEGDEIIGNETRVKVVKNKVAPPFKQAEFIIMYGKGISKEGELIDLGVKNNVVDKAGAWYAYNGSKIGQGKANCIKFLKENTDIAEEIETKLRDMLLLQATIKDEEPEDKDATLEG from the coding sequence ATGGACGCAAATAAAGAAAAGGCACTTGGTGCAGCGTTGCAACAAATTGAACGCCAATTTGGTAAAGGTTCAATTATGAAGCTAGGCGATAGCAAAGCACTAGATATAGAATCAGTGAGCACAGGTTCGCTAGGATTAGATATTGCATTAGGCATAGGCGGATTACCTTGTGGTCGTATTATCGAAATTTACGGTCCTGAATCTTCTGGTAAAACAACATTAACGCTACAAGTTATAGCGCAAGCACAGAAGCAAGGTAAAACTTGTGCTTTCGTTGATGCTGAGCACGCACTTGACCCAATTTATGCAGCTGCATTAGGTGTTAATGTTGATGAGTTATTAGTTTCACAGCCAGACACAGGTGAACAAGCTTTAGAAATTACCGATATGCTAGTTCGTTCAGGTGCTGTAGACGTTCTTATTGTCGACTCTGTAGCCGCGTTAACGCCAAAAGCTGAAATTGAAGGTGACATGGGTGACTCGCACATGGGTCTACAAGCTCGTTTAATGTCTCAAGCGCTTCGTAAACTAACAGGTAATATTAAGCGTTCAAACACACTTTGTATTTTCATTAACCAAATTCGTATGAAAATTGGTGTTATGTTTGGTAATCCAGAAACCACTACTGGTGGTAATGCATTAAAATTCTACGCATCAGTTCGCTTAGATATCCGTCGTATCGGTTCGGTTAAAGAAGGCGACGAGATTATTGGTAACGAAACTCGGGTTAAAGTTGTTAAAAACAAGGTTGCACCTCCGTTTAAACAAGCTGAATTTATTATCATGTACGGTAAAGGTATTTCTAAAGAAGGCGAACTTATCGATCTTGGCGTTAAAAATAACGTGGTTGATAAAGCAGGTGCTTGGTATGCATACAACGGCAGCAAAATTGGCCAAGGTAAAGCAAACTGTATTAAGTTCTTAAAAGAAAATACCGATATTGCGGAAGAAATTGAAACAAAATTAAGAGATATGTTGTTGTTACAAGCAACAATAAAAGATGAAGAACCAGAAGATAAAGACGCGACCTTAGAAGGTTAG
- a CDS encoding methylamine utilization protein, giving the protein MSFNSFSYKCIVLATSVFIILLATTFSSNTFANKVDILVLSNKHQSVPNVGVSLTLLGKNHDKDKEPVPQVMNQIDTQFSPHILMAQKGANISFPNSDNVKHHVYSFSEAKTFELKLYKDQKPEPLPFEQAGTVTLGCNIHDWMLGYVYVVDTPYFSKTNESGFLQLELPDGDYEVRLYNPLLQKSDLQRVDKVSISGNKNITIQLKHAMLNATDSFEEGDEFDAY; this is encoded by the coding sequence ATGTCGTTCAACTCTTTTTCCTATAAATGTATAGTGCTTGCGACAAGTGTATTTATAATTTTATTAGCGACAACTTTTAGCAGTAATACTTTTGCTAATAAGGTTGATATTTTAGTACTGTCTAATAAACACCAGTCTGTTCCAAACGTTGGAGTTTCCTTAACATTATTAGGTAAAAATCACGACAAAGACAAAGAACCAGTGCCTCAGGTAATGAATCAAATTGATACACAATTTTCGCCTCACATCTTAATGGCGCAAAAAGGTGCGAACATCAGTTTTCCTAATTCAGACAATGTTAAACACCATGTTTATTCGTTCTCTGAAGCTAAGACATTTGAGCTAAAACTGTATAAAGACCAAAAACCTGAGCCTCTGCCATTTGAACAAGCGGGCACAGTTACGCTAGGCTGTAATATCCACGACTGGATGCTAGGCTATGTATATGTTGTTGATACTCCGTACTTTTCTAAAACAAACGAGTCTGGTTTTTTACAACTTGAATTGCCAGACGGTGATTATGAAGTTCGTCTCTATAATCCTTTGCTACAAAAAAGTGATCTACAAAGGGTTGATAAAGTATCCATATCTGGAAATAAAAACATCACCATTCAATTAAAACATGCAATGTTAAATGCTACCGATAGTTTTGAAGAAGGCGACGAATTTGACGCGTATTAA
- a CDS encoding phosphoribosylaminoimidazolesuccinocarboxamide synthase, producing the protein MNLAQSVLAVNDDLPIKTNLPVHSGKVRSVYWLTAEDSSRLIRDKGYDVAEDTPLAIMVISDRISAFDCVWHGENGLNGVPGKGAALNAISNHWFKLFKENGLADSHILDIPHPFVWIVQKAKPVMIEAIARQYITGSMWRSYEKGEREFCGITLPEGLTKDQKLDQILITPSTKGILKGIPNVPEADDANISNADIVNNYSSFNFKSIEDVSLYQTLLKDGFSLITDELAKIGQIFIDTKFEFGYVKDSQQQEKLIYMDEVGTPDSSRIWDGEAYRNGKVVENSKEGFRQVLLNYFPDADILLNKNRMDERNALARNNSLPTSVLMDVSKTYLNIAEKITGTKLILSNNPKQEIIDILRESYDLIV; encoded by the coding sequence ATGAATTTGGCTCAATCAGTATTAGCGGTAAACGATGATCTTCCTATAAAAACCAATCTTCCTGTCCATAGTGGAAAAGTGCGCTCTGTGTACTGGCTTACGGCCGAAGATAGTAGCCGATTAATTAGAGATAAAGGATACGACGTAGCCGAAGACACGCCATTAGCTATTATGGTAATAAGTGATCGTATTTCTGCCTTTGACTGTGTATGGCATGGAGAAAACGGACTAAATGGTGTGCCTGGTAAAGGTGCCGCTCTTAATGCGATTTCTAATCATTGGTTTAAATTATTCAAAGAGAATGGGTTAGCTGATAGTCATATTTTGGATATTCCCCATCCATTTGTTTGGATTGTGCAAAAAGCTAAGCCCGTTATGATTGAAGCAATCGCTCGCCAATACATAACCGGCTCAATGTGGCGCAGCTACGAAAAAGGTGAACGAGAGTTTTGTGGCATCACCTTACCTGAAGGCCTCACCAAAGACCAAAAACTAGATCAAATTTTAATAACACCTTCTACTAAAGGCATACTTAAGGGTATTCCAAACGTACCTGAAGCGGATGATGCGAATATTAGCAATGCAGATATAGTTAATAATTACTCATCTTTTAATTTTAAAAGTATTGAAGATGTGTCTTTATACCAAACGCTTTTAAAAGATGGATTTTCATTAATTACTGATGAGCTTGCTAAAATTGGACAAATATTTATCGATACGAAGTTTGAATTCGGTTACGTAAAAGATTCACAGCAACAAGAAAAGCTTATATATATGGATGAAGTTGGCACGCCAGATTCATCTCGCATTTGGGATGGGGAGGCATATCGCAATGGCAAGGTTGTTGAAAACTCCAAAGAAGGTTTTCGTCAGGTATTGCTAAATTATTTCCCTGATGCAGACATCCTGTTAAACAAAAATAGAATGGATGAACGTAACGCTCTTGCTAGAAATAATTCACTACCTACCAGTGTACTAATGGACGTGTCGAAAACTTACCTAAATATTGCCGAAAAAATTACTGGAACAAAGCTGATATTGAGCAATAACCCCAAACAAGAAATCATAGATATACTTCGGGAAAGTTACGACCTTATTGTGTAA
- a CDS encoding flavin prenyltransferase UbiX yields MSQNNAESYMDNSFKRRITIAMTGASGAPYAIELIQQLINQDIKVFLLLSSAAKVVLKTEMELDIPGSPSQATEWCTSYFSAKQHQIEVLGKEQWFSPPASGSAAPKQMVVLPCSTGTLSAIATGSSDNLIERAADVVIKERGQLILVPRETPFSSIHLENMLKLSNMGVTIMPAAPGFYHHPKSINDLVQFMVARVLDHLQIEQTLVPRWGYTH; encoded by the coding sequence ATGTCTCAAAATAATGCTGAATCCTATATGGATAATTCTTTCAAACGACGAATTACCATTGCTATGACAGGTGCGTCCGGTGCGCCATATGCAATAGAGCTTATTCAGCAATTAATTAATCAAGATATTAAAGTATTTTTACTGTTATCGTCCGCAGCCAAGGTCGTTTTAAAGACCGAAATGGAACTCGATATTCCAGGTAGCCCAAGTCAAGCAACCGAATGGTGTACAAGCTATTTTTCAGCTAAGCAACATCAAATTGAAGTTTTAGGCAAGGAGCAATGGTTTAGTCCTCCTGCATCTGGTTCAGCTGCTCCTAAGCAAATGGTAGTATTGCCCTGTTCAACCGGCACATTATCGGCTATCGCAACAGGTAGCTCAGATAACCTCATTGAACGTGCGGCTGATGTTGTAATTAAAGAACGCGGACAACTAATTTTGGTACCAAGGGAAACACCTTTCTCTTCTATCCATCTAGAAAACATGCTTAAGCTGTCTAACATGGGCGTCACTATTATGCCCGCAGCTCCAGGCTTTTATCATCACCCTAAAAGCATCAATGATCTTGTACAATTTATGGTTGCTAGGGTGTTAGACCACTTACAAATCGAACAAACATTAGTGCCTCGTTGGGGCTATACTCATTAA
- a CDS encoding ABC transporter ATP-binding protein, whose protein sequence is MYALEIKDLKKTYHSKNRTVEALKGITLNVQEGDFFALLGPNGAGKSTTIGVISSLVNKSSGTVKVFGHDIDSELELAKSHIGLVPQEFNFNQFETVLQIVVNQAGYYGVERKIALERAEKYLKQTDLWEKRDSQARALSGGMKRRLMIARALMHEPKLLILDEPTAGVDIEIRRSMWEALQQLNDEGITIILTTHYLEEAEMLCRNIAIIDKGVIGENTSMKNLLAKLNVETFVLDTSEFNDAPTIEGFTSKTKDNHTIEVDVMKGQGLNSVFTQLTEQGIQVLSMRNKANRLEELFVRLVEDGKKGANA, encoded by the coding sequence ATGTACGCATTAGAAATTAAAGATTTAAAAAAGACTTACCACTCGAAAAATCGAACCGTTGAAGCGTTAAAGGGCATTACACTAAATGTCCAAGAAGGTGATTTTTTCGCACTGCTTGGACCAAACGGAGCGGGTAAATCAACCACCATTGGTGTCATCAGTTCATTAGTCAATAAGTCTTCAGGTACGGTTAAAGTATTTGGCCATGATATTGATTCAGAGCTTGAACTTGCAAAATCTCATATTGGCTTAGTACCGCAAGAGTTTAATTTTAATCAGTTTGAAACGGTTTTGCAGATTGTTGTTAATCAAGCAGGTTATTATGGAGTAGAACGAAAAATAGCTCTGGAACGTGCTGAGAAATATTTGAAGCAAACTGATCTTTGGGAAAAACGTGACTCTCAAGCCCGAGCGTTATCGGGAGGCATGAAGCGACGCTTAATGATAGCCCGTGCACTCATGCACGAACCAAAACTTTTAATATTAGATGAGCCGACCGCTGGCGTGGATATTGAAATTCGCCGCAGTATGTGGGAAGCCTTACAACAGTTAAACGATGAAGGCATAACTATTATTCTAACCACACATTATCTGGAAGAAGCGGAAATGTTGTGTCGTAATATCGCCATTATTGATAAAGGCGTTATTGGTGAAAATACATCAATGAAAAACTTACTCGCCAAACTTAATGTTGAAACCTTTGTATTAGATACATCTGAGTTTAATGACGCACCAACTATTGAAGGTTTTACTTCAAAAACAAAAGACAACCACACCATCGAAGTTGATGTTATGAAAGGGCAAGGCTTAAATAGTGTATTTACGCAACTGACAGAACAAGGCATTCAAGTATTAAGTATGAGAAACAAAGCCAATCGTTTAGAAGAGCTATTTGTACGACTAGTGGAAGATGGTAAAAAAGGAGCGAACGCATAA
- a CDS encoding CinA family protein, with protein MNGFTNARRLLAEHLLENGWTITTAESCTAGGVSSAITDLAGSSAYFNEAYVTYSNEAKHRLLGVSRNTLDTYGAVSEETVAEMATGALKAADANIAIAVSGIAGPGGGTESKPVGTVWFAFAVSVTKNNKEITVYTHRQQFDGDRLAVRNKAVQFSLNQLVTILL; from the coding sequence ATGAACGGCTTTACCAACGCTAGACGTTTACTAGCAGAGCATTTATTGGAAAACGGATGGACCATCACTACGGCCGAGTCATGCACTGCTGGTGGGGTGTCTTCGGCAATTACAGATTTAGCAGGTAGCTCGGCATATTTTAACGAGGCTTACGTTACCTATAGTAATGAGGCGAAACATCGTTTATTGGGCGTAAGTAGGAATACATTGGATACTTATGGAGCGGTCTCGGAAGAAACGGTTGCAGAAATGGCGACAGGCGCTTTAAAAGCCGCCGATGCAAATATAGCAATTGCGGTGAGTGGAATAGCTGGACCAGGTGGCGGTACAGAATCTAAACCAGTTGGAACAGTTTGGTTTGCATTTGCAGTGTCTGTAACTAAAAATAATAAGGAAATTACGGTATACACTCACAGACAACAGTTCGATGGAGATCGACTTGCAGTAAGAAATAAGGCAGTGCAATTCTCATTAAATCAATTGGTTACGATTTTATTATAA
- a CDS encoding methyl-accepting chemotaxis protein, giving the protein MNKFQNLSVFIKINVITLIALIALIVVIVLNALASQENNKNIDDLKDRRYQIAKISTANSFIINRIDEFYSQAVSFGDEELISKADAEYEILKKNIESILKLDKANRSKLEQFEQTLEKYNITAKEIVTTFLSGDADFSVIQQKSSEKAELFKQLNDNLEQYKSQSDREYVELAENAKARSENTIMQSIIVSVVLVILIVILGVFIGRVIRQAASDAAETLGELAKGDGDLNSTLNVTSEDEIGQMSKNFNGFMEVLRAAISDVMAVVQPLLDNSTRLIQRMEVAESAMHKQSEDSEMVKQSMEEMNQSVNEISNSANEAAVATENAEKEANQSLDILNQSMAVSQALNSEIKGASSVIHKLAQDTQNVNQILDVITSIAEQTNLLALNAAIEAARAGEQGRGFAVVADEVRELASRTSKSTTEIRELLNALTEAATASVDSMESASAQAERNEEYAAQTGESVNKIAGHINTINGLNTQIATATEEQTSVANTVMMNVNDMNKSIGSSLEALDGIRDVSKSLHTLSDDLLEAASKFKL; this is encoded by the coding sequence GTGAATAAATTCCAAAATCTCAGTGTTTTCATAAAGATCAATGTTATTACCTTGATCGCGCTAATCGCTCTGATCGTCGTTATTGTTTTAAATGCGCTCGCTAGCCAAGAAAATAATAAAAATATTGACGACCTAAAAGACCGTCGTTATCAAATAGCAAAAATCTCTACGGCTAATTCATTTATCATCAACAGAATTGACGAATTTTATAGCCAAGCCGTCTCCTTCGGTGACGAAGAGCTTATCAGCAAAGCTGACGCGGAATATGAGATATTAAAAAAGAACATTGAAAGCATTCTTAAACTAGATAAAGCAAATCGTTCTAAATTAGAACAATTCGAGCAAACGTTAGAAAAATACAACATTACAGCAAAAGAAATAGTAACCACGTTCTTAAGTGGCGATGCTGATTTTTCAGTTATTCAACAAAAGTCTTCTGAAAAAGCTGAGTTGTTCAAGCAACTAAATGACAACCTCGAGCAATACAAGTCTCAGTCAGATCGTGAGTACGTAGAACTCGCTGAAAATGCGAAAGCACGTTCTGAAAACACCATCATGCAAAGTATTATCGTATCGGTTGTGCTGGTTATTTTAATCGTTATTCTTGGTGTCTTTATTGGTAGAGTCATTCGCCAAGCCGCGTCGGATGCGGCCGAGACTCTTGGTGAGCTTGCTAAGGGCGACGGCGATTTAAACTCGACCCTGAATGTGACAAGCGAAGACGAAATTGGTCAAATGTCGAAGAACTTCAATGGCTTCATGGAAGTCTTACGTGCGGCCATTAGTGATGTTATGGCGGTTGTTCAACCTCTGCTTGATAACTCAACACGCCTGATTCAACGTATGGAAGTTGCTGAGTCTGCGATGCATAAGCAAAGCGAAGACTCAGAAATGGTTAAACAGTCCATGGAAGAGATGAATCAAAGCGTAAATGAAATATCTAACTCTGCAAACGAAGCAGCGGTTGCTACAGAAAACGCAGAGAAAGAAGCGAACCAAAGCTTAGACATTCTTAACCAGTCTATGGCAGTTTCTCAAGCATTGAACAGTGAAATAAAGGGCGCATCTTCAGTTATCCATAAATTGGCTCAAGATACTCAAAACGTTAATCAAATTCTTGACGTTATTACTTCTATTGCTGAACAGACTAACCTGTTGGCATTGAATGCGGCAATTGAAGCAGCACGTGCTGGCGAACAAGGCCGTGGTTTCGCAGTTGTTGCCGACGAAGTTCGAGAGCTTGCATCAAGAACATCAAAATCAACTACTGAAATCCGAGAGTTGTTAAACGCGCTAACAGAAGCTGCTACCGCCTCTGTTGACTCAATGGAAAGTGCTAGCGCCCAAGCGGAGCGAAACGAAGAGTATGCCGCTCAAACGGGTGAGTCTGTTAACAAAATCGCAGGCCATATCAACACAATTAATGGCCTTAACACTCAGATTGCTACGGCAACCGAAGAACAAACCTCAGTTGCTAATACTGTAATGATGAATGTTAATGACATGAATAAATCAATCGGCAGTTCATTAGAGGCACTTGATGGCATACGTGATGTCTCGAAAAGCCTACATACATTATCTGATGACTTACTTGAGGCCGCTTCTAAATTTAAACTTTAA
- a CDS encoding ABC transporter permease, whose amino-acid sequence MGSYSVALKAILIKECTRFLRIWVQTLVPPAITMTLYFVIFGNLIGSRIGEMGGYDYMSFIVPGLIMMSVITNSYSNVASSFFSAKFQRNIEEMLVAPVPNFVIVLGFIGGGMLRGLLVGLIVTCVSLLFVDIQIHSIPILIITVLMTSMVFSLAGLINAIFANSFDDISIIPTFILTPLTYLGGVFYSLSLLPDVWQTVSKANPIVYMVNAFRYGFLGVSDVNLSVAISMIVIFVIIFFTVAMTLINKGIGIRS is encoded by the coding sequence ATGGGCAGTTATTCAGTTGCATTAAAGGCAATTTTAATAAAAGAGTGCACTCGATTTTTACGTATTTGGGTTCAAACTTTAGTGCCACCGGCCATTACTATGACCCTTTACTTTGTTATTTTCGGTAATTTAATTGGATCTAGAATTGGCGAAATGGGTGGGTATGATTACATGTCATTCATTGTCCCGGGCCTTATTATGATGTCGGTAATAACCAATTCGTATTCCAATGTCGCTAGTTCATTTTTTAGTGCTAAATTTCAGCGCAATATCGAAGAAATGCTTGTAGCACCAGTGCCTAACTTCGTTATTGTATTGGGCTTTATTGGCGGCGGCATGCTACGCGGCTTGCTCGTTGGCTTAATTGTTACCTGCGTGTCCTTATTGTTTGTAGATATTCAAATTCACAGCATCCCGATTCTAATTATTACCGTATTAATGACTTCTATGGTGTTTTCATTGGCTGGATTAATAAACGCAATATTCGCAAATTCGTTTGATGACATTTCAATTATTCCAACCTTTATTTTAACGCCGCTAACTTATTTAGGCGGCGTATTTTACAGCTTAAGTCTACTACCAGACGTTTGGCAAACTGTTTCCAAAGCTAATCCAATTGTTTATATGGTTAACGCTTTTAGGTATGGCTTTTTAGGCGTGTCTGATGTCAATCTATCTGTTGCGATAAGTATGATTGTTATTTTTGTAATTATATTTTTTACTGTCGCAATGACATTGATTAATAAAGGCATTGGCATTCGAAGTTAG
- a CDS encoding bifunctional diguanylate cyclase/phosphodiesterase: MTRINFRSLQNRNFFLFLFALIVTVSAVLAVTLKQTYGHSTKQIDNQFESSYSVLLYRLEAEALNLDGGLETASKNFNLKSLILGGKKDPNSLKLALTNYQTRLGSDFISVLDQDKTPVVSTLPLNEEIVTGSKSGKLRFGLINQQLYLISIKGIKEVERIPKPNAYIVTGINVSRLFSADIRKITNFEVSIRFNKRVMASSIEGLTAEQLDQGFSSVPSIEEEQKRKLQQLIVLDNQKYISYQAFLSHINQQPINVFFTLLESEAHLNYDNLILQLSVAIAVIMILISFLTFSFSKSIAKPLRILADVANEIRKGKYPDIQHDKTLYEVETLSLALGGMQSAIQKREKENHQLAYFSSLTGLPNRTYFMSQVKKQIAQHEAQRFAVLWMDVDRFKDINDTLGHEFGDDVIKAIAHRLEDNAQRNTFIAYLDGDEFAAYINVNNEQEAMLAAGQIENLFEQPFLVNEIALDVSISIGISLYPDDTKLAEQLMQYADIALYESKEQHHSIARYIASNNKYSVVRLSLMTELKNAIEEGQLTLNYQPKIDIASGKVVSVESLVRWRHPEHGFIFPDDFIPLAEQTGNIRHLTHWAIEQALIEHVRLKQLGYDIKMAVNISAVDLSDLELPPFVGLLLAKYKVTPTSLILEVTESAIMADADKAMKALNMLKSMSIKLSIDDFGTGYSSMEQLKRAPVDELKIDKSFVLDLASNKDDFIIVKSITSLAHNLGMTIVAEGVEDLGSLMKLKQLNIETAQGYFISKPVDSLTLETWLDENKGIYAPLHNVDMQVTTTEDKLGNGKSDGD, encoded by the coding sequence TTGACGCGTATTAACTTTCGTTCTTTACAAAATCGCAATTTTTTTCTTTTTTTATTCGCACTTATTGTTACCGTCAGTGCTGTACTTGCGGTTACGTTAAAACAAACATACGGTCACTCTACCAAGCAAATTGATAATCAATTTGAGAGCTCATACTCGGTACTGTTATACCGATTAGAAGCCGAAGCGTTAAACTTAGATGGCGGACTTGAGACGGCGAGTAAAAACTTTAATTTAAAAAGTCTAATACTAGGCGGTAAAAAAGATCCTAACTCGCTTAAACTAGCTTTAACAAACTACCAGACACGGCTAGGCTCCGATTTTATTTCGGTATTAGACCAAGATAAAACTCCGGTTGTTAGTACCCTGCCATTAAATGAAGAGATAGTGACTGGATCAAAAAGCGGAAAATTGCGATTTGGTTTAATTAATCAACAGTTATATTTAATTTCGATTAAAGGAATTAAAGAGGTTGAAAGAATACCTAAGCCCAACGCATATATTGTTACTGGCATAAATGTATCTCGTCTTTTTTCTGCTGATATTAGAAAAATAACTAACTTTGAAGTCAGTATTCGATTTAACAAAAGAGTAATGGCTAGCAGCATTGAAGGGCTCACCGCAGAGCAGCTAGACCAAGGATTTTCAAGTGTTCCTTCTATAGAGGAAGAGCAAAAACGTAAGCTTCAACAACTTATAGTTCTAGATAACCAAAAATATATAAGTTATCAAGCCTTCTTGTCTCATATCAACCAGCAACCAATAAACGTTTTTTTTACATTGCTAGAATCAGAGGCACATTTAAATTACGACAACTTAATACTTCAACTGTCGGTGGCTATTGCCGTCATTATGATCCTTATTTCATTTTTGACGTTTTCATTTTCTAAAAGTATTGCTAAACCTCTTCGTATTCTCGCTGATGTCGCCAACGAAATTAGAAAAGGCAAGTACCCTGATATTCAACATGATAAAACACTCTACGAAGTAGAAACATTATCGTTAGCATTAGGAGGCATGCAAAGTGCGATTCAAAAAAGGGAAAAGGAAAATCATCAACTTGCGTACTTCAGTTCATTAACAGGTCTTCCAAACAGAACCTACTTTATGTCGCAGGTTAAAAAGCAAATAGCACAGCATGAAGCGCAACGCTTTGCCGTATTGTGGATGGACGTGGATCGATTTAAAGACATAAATGATACATTAGGTCACGAATTTGGCGACGACGTCATCAAAGCGATTGCTCACCGTCTCGAGGATAATGCCCAGCGAAACACATTTATTGCCTACCTAGATGGTGATGAATTTGCGGCTTATATCAATGTGAATAATGAACAGGAAGCGATGCTTGCCGCAGGCCAAATTGAAAACTTATTTGAACAACCATTCCTAGTTAATGAAATAGCGCTAGATGTATCAATCAGCATAGGTATCTCTTTGTACCCCGATGATACAAAACTAGCAGAACAGTTAATGCAATATGCAGACATCGCTTTGTATGAATCGAAGGAACAACACCACAGTATTGCTCGTTATATCGCATCTAATAATAAATATTCTGTTGTTCGTTTAAGCTTAATGACTGAGCTCAAAAATGCCATAGAAGAAGGACAACTCACTTTAAATTACCAACCTAAAATAGATATAGCGTCAGGTAAAGTTGTTAGTGTTGAGTCGCTTGTTCGTTGGCGTCACCCAGAGCATGGTTTCATTTTTCCTGATGACTTTATTCCTTTGGCTGAGCAAACAGGTAACATTCGTCATTTAACACACTGGGCAATTGAGCAAGCACTAATCGAGCACGTTCGTTTAAAACAGCTTGGGTATGACATCAAAATGGCCGTAAACATATCGGCTGTAGATTTGTCTGACTTAGAGTTACCTCCTTTTGTTGGCTTACTGTTGGCAAAGTATAAGGTGACACCTACGTCGCTCATTTTAGAAGTTACTGAAAGCGCCATTATGGCTGACGCTGATAAAGCAATGAAAGCGCTAAACATGCTAAAAAGTATGTCTATTAAATTATCCATTGATGATTTTGGAACGGGCTACTCATCAATGGAGCAACTTAAACGTGCGCCAGTTGATGAACTTAAGATAGACAAGTCCTTTGTATTAGACCTAGCTAGCAACAAAGATGACTTTATCATTGTAAAATCTATAACAAGTTTGGCACACAACCTTGGAATGACTATAGTTGCCGAGGGTGTTGAAGATTTAGGTAGCTTAATGAAATTAAAGCAACTAAATATAGAAACAGCACAAGGGTATTTTATTAGTAAACCCGTTGATTCTTTAACTTTAGAAACTTGGTTAGATGAAAATAAAGGAATTTACGCCCCACTCCATAATGTCGACATGCAAGTAACTACTACCGAAGATAAACTTGGTAACGGCAAGAGTGACGGTGATTAA